Proteins encoded in a region of the Variovorax sp. PAMC 28711 genome:
- a CDS encoding CusA/CzcA family heavy metal efflux RND transporter, producing MFERIIRFAIEQRWLVLLAVLGMAGLGVYNYQKLPIDAVPDITNVQVQINTGAPGYSPLETEQRVTFPIETVMAGLPGLMQTRSLSRYGLSQVTVVFKDGTDVYFARQLVNERLQSATGQMPEGIHPMVGPISTGLGEIYLWTVEAKDGAKKPDGTPYTSTDLREIQDWVIKPQLRNVAGVTEINSIGGFEKQYQIAPNPEKLSAYGLSMADVVKALERNNTNVGAGYIERRGEQYLIRAPGQARSMEDLRNVILSSSGSTPIRVRDVAEVGIGKELRTGAATDNGREVVLGTVFMLIGENSRIVSQAVGKKMEEINRSLPPGVEAITVYDRTVLVDKAINTVKKNLFEGAVLVIVVLFLFLGNLRAALITALVIPLSMLFTFTGMVNQKVSANLMSLGALDFGIIVDGAVVIVENCVRRLSHAQAKFGRPLTRKERYHEVFAASQEARRALLFGQVIIMIVYLPIFALTGVEGKMFHPMALTVVIALLGAMILSVTFIPAAVALFIGNKVSEKENRLMLWAKKVYEPLLDRALAAKAIVLTIAGVAVVLSALLATRLGSEFIPSLNEGDFAVQALRIPGTSLTQSLEMQQQLERTLKAKFPEIKRIFARTGTAEIASDPMPPNISDAYVMLKPVDEWPEPKRTRQEIVEAVQAEVAKLPGNNYEFSQPIQLRFNELVSGVRADVAVKVFGDDMEVLNKSAREIEEVLKSIPGAAEVNVEQTSGLPMLTVNIDREKATRYGLNIADVQDTISTAVGGRTAGTLFEGDRRFDIVVRLPDLLRGDLEAIRRLPIPLPANSAAATASTRVSFIPLGEVASLELAPGPNQVSREDGKRRVVVSANVRGRDLGSFVTEATAALDQRLKVPTGYWTSWGGQFENLQSATQRLQIVVPVALLLVLTLLFAMFGNLKDGLIVFTGIPFALTGGILALWLRDIPLSITAAVGFIALSGVAVLNGLVMISFIRNLRDAGASLDQAIHEGALTRLRPVLMTALVASLGFVPMAIATGTGAEVQRPLATVVIGGILSSTALTLLVLPVLYRLLHGRDEEEEVFGESKAVAERTPHDRPPPHASA from the coding sequence ATGTTTGAACGCATCATCCGTTTCGCCATCGAACAACGATGGCTGGTCCTACTCGCCGTGCTTGGCATGGCTGGTCTTGGGGTCTACAACTACCAGAAACTCCCGATCGACGCCGTTCCTGACATCACCAATGTTCAGGTCCAGATCAATACCGGAGCGCCAGGCTATTCGCCACTGGAGACCGAGCAGCGCGTCACTTTCCCAATCGAAACCGTCATGGCTGGCCTGCCCGGGTTGATGCAGACGCGCTCGCTCTCCCGCTACGGGTTGTCGCAGGTCACGGTGGTCTTCAAGGACGGGACCGACGTTTACTTCGCCCGGCAGTTGGTCAACGAGCGCCTGCAGTCGGCGACCGGGCAGATGCCGGAAGGCATCCACCCGATGGTTGGTCCGATCTCGACCGGCCTTGGCGAAATTTACCTTTGGACCGTCGAGGCCAAGGACGGTGCCAAGAAGCCCGATGGAACGCCCTACACATCTACCGATCTTCGGGAGATCCAGGACTGGGTGATCAAGCCGCAGCTGCGTAATGTGGCGGGCGTGACTGAAATCAACTCCATCGGAGGTTTCGAGAAGCAGTACCAGATCGCGCCCAATCCGGAGAAACTTTCTGCCTATGGTCTTTCGATGGCGGACGTGGTGAAGGCGCTGGAACGCAACAACACCAACGTCGGAGCTGGCTACATCGAGCGCCGCGGTGAGCAGTACCTCATCCGCGCGCCAGGTCAGGCACGCAGCATGGAGGATCTCCGCAACGTCATCCTGTCGTCCAGCGGCAGCACGCCAATTCGCGTGCGCGACGTCGCTGAAGTCGGCATTGGCAAGGAACTGCGCACCGGCGCCGCGACCGACAACGGCCGTGAAGTCGTTCTGGGCACGGTGTTCATGCTCATCGGCGAGAACAGCCGCATCGTGTCGCAAGCTGTTGGGAAAAAGATGGAAGAGATCAATCGCTCGCTCCCGCCAGGGGTCGAGGCGATCACGGTTTACGACCGCACAGTGCTTGTCGACAAGGCCATCAACACCGTGAAAAAGAACCTCTTCGAAGGCGCAGTTTTGGTGATCGTGGTTCTCTTCCTCTTTCTCGGAAACCTGCGTGCCGCGCTGATCACGGCACTGGTGATTCCGCTTTCGATGCTGTTCACATTTACCGGCATGGTGAATCAAAAGGTCAGCGCGAACCTGATGAGTCTCGGGGCCCTCGACTTCGGCATCATCGTGGACGGGGCAGTGGTGATCGTGGAGAACTGCGTCAGGCGGCTATCCCATGCGCAGGCGAAGTTCGGGCGTCCATTGACCCGAAAGGAGCGCTACCACGAAGTTTTCGCCGCATCGCAGGAAGCACGGCGCGCATTGCTCTTCGGGCAAGTGATCATCATGATCGTGTACCTGCCGATCTTCGCGCTTACGGGCGTCGAGGGAAAGATGTTCCATCCGATGGCGCTCACGGTCGTGATCGCCTTGCTCGGCGCGATGATCCTGTCGGTCACCTTCATTCCCGCGGCTGTTGCGCTCTTCATCGGCAACAAGGTCTCCGAAAAGGAAAACCGCCTGATGCTTTGGGCCAAGAAGGTCTACGAGCCGCTTCTGGACCGTGCGCTCGCGGCCAAGGCCATCGTGTTGACGATTGCGGGGGTTGCGGTGGTGCTCTCGGCCCTGCTCGCCACGCGGCTGGGCAGTGAATTCATTCCAAGCCTTAACGAAGGCGACTTCGCGGTTCAAGCTCTTCGCATCCCCGGCACAAGCCTGACTCAATCACTGGAGATGCAGCAACAACTTGAGCGCACGCTCAAGGCGAAGTTTCCAGAGATCAAACGGATCTTCGCGCGGACCGGGACGGCGGAAATTGCCTCCGACCCGATGCCGCCGAACATTTCGGATGCCTACGTCATGCTCAAGCCGGTCGACGAGTGGCCTGAGCCGAAGCGCACGCGTCAGGAAATCGTCGAAGCCGTGCAGGCAGAAGTGGCAAAGCTGCCAGGCAACAATTATGAGTTCTCACAGCCGATTCAGTTGCGCTTCAACGAGTTGGTGTCCGGCGTGCGGGCCGACGTCGCCGTGAAGGTGTTCGGAGATGACATGGAGGTTCTGAACAAGTCGGCGCGCGAGATCGAAGAGGTGTTGAAGTCCATCCCTGGTGCCGCCGAAGTCAACGTGGAACAGACCAGTGGTCTGCCGATGCTCACGGTCAACATTGACCGGGAGAAGGCGACGCGGTACGGCTTGAACATCGCCGATGTGCAGGACACAATCTCGACCGCCGTGGGCGGGCGAACCGCCGGTACGCTTTTCGAGGGCGATCGTCGCTTCGACATCGTGGTGCGGCTTCCAGACCTGCTGCGCGGAGACCTCGAAGCCATCCGCCGCCTGCCCATCCCGCTTCCAGCCAACTCGGCCGCAGCAACCGCCAGCACCCGGGTTAGCTTTATCCCGTTGGGCGAGGTTGCCTCGCTCGAACTCGCGCCAGGCCCCAACCAGGTCAGCCGTGAAGACGGGAAGCGACGCGTCGTGGTGAGTGCCAACGTGCGAGGGCGAGACCTGGGGTCGTTCGTCACGGAAGCGACGGCAGCCCTGGATCAACGATTGAAGGTCCCCACGGGGTACTGGACGTCTTGGGGCGGACAGTTTGAGAACCTGCAATCCGCTACGCAGCGCCTCCAGATCGTGGTCCCCGTTGCGCTGCTATTGGTGCTCACGCTGCTGTTTGCCATGTTCGGCAATCTTAAGGATGGCCTGATCGTGTTCACCGGCATTCCGTTCGCGTTGACCGGCGGCATTCTGGCGTTGTGGCTTCGTGACATTCCATTGTCGATCACGGCGGCGGTGGGATTCATCGCTTTGTCGGGCGTCGCGGTGCTGAATGGCCTGGTAATGATTTCGTTCATTCGGAATCTGCGCGATGCCGGCGCGTCGCTCGACCAGGCGATCCACGAAGGGGCGCTCACCCGTTTGCGACCGGTCCTGATGACCGCGCTCGTGGCGTCACTGGGTTTTGTGCCTATGGCCATCGCCACCGGCACAGGCGCGGAGGTGCAACGTCCGCTCGCCACTGTCGTCATCGGCGGGATCCTATCGTCGACCGCGCTCACGTTGTTGGTGCTGCCCGTGCTCTACCGACTGCTGCACGGCCGGGACGAGGAAGAGGAAGTTTTCGGCGAGTCCAAGGCGGTCGCAGAGCGGACCCCCCATGACCGGCCTCCGCCCCACGCCAGCGCCTAG
- a CDS encoding efflux RND transporter periplasmic adaptor subunit: MATPSQWVSGKPGRKQIVIIIFIVLLGVAAGAFILRSGANSPKTAEGQKQGESADDGHGHGKEEAGGHEEEAPKGPNGGQRFSEGDFGLELKLAEEGGEPKFKAWVTDKDKPVPPAGTQVTVSLTRPGGEQQEIKLTPQAGFLTSDQAVPEPHVFEATVAVVTPKEPHLFTFSQQEGKVNMTDAQIKAASITLDSSGPATIRSALQFPGEVRFNEDRTAHVVPRVAGVVESVSANLGELVKKGQVLAVISSSTVSETRAELQGAQRRRELAQTTYEREKTLWEQKISPEQDVLQARQALREAEIATANATQKLLTLGASPSSTSLGRFELRAPFDGMVVEKHIALGESVKEDANVFTISDLTSVWVEMNVAARDLQQVRVGEKVVVRAGAFDASANGTVSYVGSLIGEQTRTARARVVLANPQGAWRPGLFVNVEAVANEVNSAVTVASAALQTIDEKPVVFLKVPGGFIPQPVEIGRTDGKRVEIKAGLKPGATYAAAGSFVVKSEQGKSSATHTH, translated from the coding sequence ATGGCCACCCCATCGCAGTGGGTGTCCGGCAAGCCCGGACGCAAGCAAATTGTCATCATCATTTTCATTGTCCTGCTCGGCGTCGCTGCAGGTGCATTCATTCTTCGCAGCGGCGCAAACAGTCCAAAAACCGCAGAAGGGCAGAAGCAAGGCGAGTCAGCGGACGACGGTCACGGGCACGGTAAAGAGGAAGCCGGTGGCCACGAAGAGGAAGCGCCAAAGGGCCCCAATGGCGGGCAGCGATTCAGCGAAGGCGACTTTGGGCTTGAACTGAAGCTAGCAGAAGAAGGCGGTGAGCCGAAGTTCAAGGCGTGGGTGACGGACAAGGACAAGCCAGTGCCACCGGCGGGCACGCAAGTCACGGTCAGTTTGACGCGTCCAGGCGGCGAGCAACAGGAAATCAAGCTCACACCCCAAGCTGGGTTCCTGACGAGCGACCAGGCAGTGCCTGAACCGCACGTTTTCGAAGCCACTGTGGCGGTCGTGACTCCCAAGGAGCCACACCTGTTCACCTTCAGCCAGCAAGAAGGCAAGGTCAACATGACCGATGCACAGATCAAGGCGGCAAGCATCACGCTCGACTCGAGTGGCCCCGCAACCATTCGCAGCGCGTTGCAGTTCCCCGGCGAAGTTCGATTCAACGAAGACCGCACCGCACACGTTGTCCCACGTGTAGCGGGTGTTGTCGAGAGCGTCAGCGCGAACCTCGGGGAGCTGGTCAAGAAGGGGCAGGTCCTTGCTGTGATCTCGAGCTCAACCGTGTCGGAAACTCGAGCCGAATTGCAAGGCGCGCAACGCCGTCGGGAACTCGCGCAGACCACGTACGAGCGTGAAAAGACGCTTTGGGAACAGAAGATTTCGCCCGAGCAGGACGTCCTTCAAGCCAGACAAGCGTTGCGGGAAGCCGAAATTGCTACGGCAAACGCCACTCAGAAACTGCTTACGCTGGGTGCATCGCCGAGCAGCACGTCGCTGGGCCGATTCGAGCTTCGCGCACCCTTCGATGGCATGGTGGTTGAGAAGCACATCGCCCTCGGTGAGTCTGTCAAGGAAGACGCGAATGTCTTCACGATCTCGGATCTGACGAGTGTCTGGGTCGAGATGAATGTTGCCGCACGTGACCTGCAACAGGTGCGTGTCGGTGAGAAGGTCGTCGTTCGTGCAGGTGCCTTCGATGCATCGGCGAATGGGACCGTCTCATACGTCGGCTCGCTGATCGGCGAACAGACCCGGACCGCGCGGGCGCGCGTTGTTTTGGCAAACCCCCAGGGTGCATGGCGGCCCGGATTGTTCGTAAACGTTGAAGCTGTCGCCAACGAAGTCAACTCGGCCGTTACCGTGGCTTCTGCCGCACTTCAGACCATCGATGAAAAGCCCGTTGTGTTCCTCAAGGTTCCGGGTGGCTTCATTCCCCAACCGGTCGAGATCGGCCGAACGGATGGCAAGCGCGTGGAGATCAAAGCTGGACTCAAGCCGGGAGCAACTTACGCCGCTGCCGGATCATTTGTCGTCAAGTCGGAGCAGGGCAAGAGCTCCGCGACGCACACGCACTGA
- a CDS encoding TolC family protein — MFRTFVPIALAIAVIAGSNALAQQPGGLSSAANSQPAVSQSGLQSVTLAGAIQLALDNSPELSAARREIEATEGARIQAGVFQNPTLNFDVEDQRVQTRTTTFTVSQPLELGGKRSARIAAAERGIEVARVQLEAKESDIRANVTAAFFATLISQERVRLAQASLDLASTGSQAAGKRVIAGKVSPVEETKAKVAEANVRLELVQARGELQTNLELLRSLTTRTTGIDAVDGNALAIPQPPPVEAFEERIANSPTIRQARLEVRRFGALSDLEQAKRLPDITLTAGAQRNQELGRNQLVVGISVPLPIFDTNRGNIVAALRRQDKAEDDARTTELRLRSDVLAARQRYLVAANEVTALLKEILPGAQSAFDAATKGFELGKFGYLDALDAQRTLLQARSQYLRSLADAHRSVTDIDRLLGGPAATGTTVFTP; from the coding sequence ATGTTTCGAACATTCGTCCCGATCGCATTGGCGATCGCGGTAATCGCGGGCAGCAATGCGCTCGCTCAACAACCGGGCGGGCTGTCCTCAGCTGCCAATTCACAGCCGGCCGTTTCTCAATCCGGGCTGCAGTCTGTCACGCTGGCCGGCGCGATTCAGCTCGCGCTTGACAACAGTCCCGAACTCTCGGCGGCACGCCGCGAGATCGAAGCAACGGAGGGGGCGCGGATCCAGGCAGGCGTCTTCCAGAACCCGACTTTGAATTTCGACGTGGAAGACCAGCGAGTTCAGACGCGGACGACCACATTCACCGTCAGTCAACCGCTTGAACTTGGCGGGAAGCGAAGCGCACGAATCGCGGCAGCGGAGCGTGGCATCGAGGTTGCGCGCGTTCAACTGGAAGCCAAGGAATCGGACATCCGCGCCAACGTCACTGCCGCATTCTTCGCAACACTCATCTCCCAGGAACGTGTACGACTCGCCCAGGCTTCGCTTGACTTGGCCAGCACCGGAAGCCAAGCAGCCGGCAAGCGGGTCATTGCGGGCAAGGTATCCCCGGTAGAGGAAACGAAGGCCAAAGTTGCAGAGGCCAATGTCCGGCTCGAGCTGGTGCAGGCACGCGGTGAGCTGCAGACCAACCTGGAGCTGCTGCGGTCCCTGACAACGCGCACGACCGGTATCGATGCTGTGGACGGAAATGCACTTGCGATTCCACAGCCACCACCGGTCGAAGCCTTCGAAGAGCGAATCGCGAACTCGCCGACTATCCGGCAGGCTCGACTCGAAGTACGCCGCTTCGGCGCATTGTCGGATCTGGAGCAGGCCAAGCGTCTGCCAGACATCACTCTGACTGCTGGCGCCCAACGCAACCAAGAGTTGGGGCGCAACCAGTTGGTCGTCGGGATCTCGGTTCCACTGCCAATTTTCGACACCAACCGCGGAAACATCGTCGCAGCGCTGCGCAGGCAGGACAAGGCGGAGGACGACGCCAGGACTACGGAGTTGCGACTTCGCTCGGACGTCCTGGCGGCTCGTCAGCGCTACCTGGTTGCCGCCAACGAAGTGACTGCCCTCCTGAAAGAGATCCTTCCGGGGGCGCAGAGCGCATTCGACGCGGCAACCAAGGGGTTCGAACTCGGAAAGTTCGGCTACCTCGATGCGCTCGACGCACAGCGCACCCTCTTGCAGGCGCGCTCCCAATACCTTCGCTCCCTCGCCGACGCTCACCGCTCGGTCACCGACATCGACCGCTTGCTCGGCGGCCCCGCCGCCACCGGCACAACCGTCTTTACCCCTTAA